AAAGGAGTGGTATCGCCGCCGGCGCGCCATTTAGACGTGCAGTATTCCACATACGCAAAGAACTTGTCGCCGCGCCCATTGAGCCGGATCGCGATCGTATTGGGCGTGCGCCATTCGTTGACCGTTTCCGAATTGAAGAATCCCAACAATAGATGCGTTCCACCCTGGCCGATGCTCAGCGTGCCCGAGGCGCTGAGCGGCTGGCGAAGATCCTTTCGTTCGATCGCTTTGCCAAAGTACGCGATTTGACCGTCTGGAGAGATAAAGCCACCCATCTCGCCGGCCGCGGCGCCCCCCGCGTGGCGAGTGTCGGCGCTGAAACCGAAATCCTGACGCACCAGCCGTGCGTCGCGCGTGCGCGGTGGCCGGTTGTTGACTCCCAGCCAGCCAGGGTCCCGATCGAAGGACTCCGACCTCATGGTCATTTCCGTCGCAGAGTCACCAGGCTGGGTTGTGTCTCTCGCCGCGAGAATTACGCCGGCGATCGCCGCAATGACGAACAGGGAGATTTTCATGATCCGATCCTCTTCGAAGTGTCGTTGGCAACGTTCTCCTCCCCGGCGGCAAGCTGTTCGAAAAGCGGCTCGTCACGCAGATCCAACGAGCGGAGAGGAGGAATGCGATCACGAGCACACTGGTCATTGGCCCGACACTCTCGATGCCGCAGGCGTTTCGACGTTGCGCGTCCGCAGCGACAACACGGGCGGCTGGCCCGAAGGCACACCGGCCGACTCGCTCGTGGGCGCGGCTTGCGACTCGTCGCCGGCCACGTAGCGATTCAAAAATGCCAGCGACAGGCTTTTCACGATCACGTCAGCCACCGCCCGGTCGACGTGCTCTTCCAACATCTTGTCGGTGCGGACCAGTCGCGCCAGGCTCGTGAAGGCGGCGTTGTTAAAGCAGAAATGCGATCCGCCTTCGATCGTGGCCAGAAACGCCGGGCCGCCCAGGCTCTCGAAAAGCGGCAACTGGTGCTTCTCCAGCGGCAGGATCAGGTCGTGCGTCCCGGCGAAGACCATCACCGGAATCTTGATTTCGGCCAGGCTCTTGGGCGACAGCAGCGGCGGACCGACCGGGGCGTAGGCAATCACCGCCCGCACGCGCGGGTCGGGATGCGAAAAGTCCCCTTGTTCGAGCTCCTTGCCGAACATCTTACGCGCCTCCTGGGCGTCAACCGTGGCGCCGGCCAGCACCATCACCGTGTAGCCGCCAAAGGAGTGGCCCGTCGCCCCGATTCGCTGCGGGTCGATGTGCTGGTAAAGCCGATCCGCGGCGTTGCCGTTGCGCTCGAGCATGCGGTCGATCACGAACGAACAATCGTGCGGGCGATCGATGCCCGACTGGATGCCGCCGAGACCGCCGGCGTTATCGAACACGGTGTTGAACTGATGGTCGGGGGCGACCACCACGTATCCGTGGCTGGCCCAATGTTCGGTCAGATACATCGACTGTTGCCGGGTTGCGCCGGCGCCGT
The genomic region above belongs to Pirellulales bacterium and contains:
- a CDS encoding dienelactone hydrolase family protein codes for the protein MNSVLLSILFASATVQAAPDAPGEYAVGMSRLDLRDASRDNRRLTSDVWYPVARASGDTSTGTKRDAPCAEGAFPLVIFSHGAGATRQQSMYLTEHWASHGYVVVAPDHQFNTVFDNAGGLGGIQSGIDRPHDCSFVIDRMLERNGNAADRLYQHIDPQRIGATGHSFGGYTVMVLAGATVDAQEARKMFGKELEQGDFSHPDPRVRAVIAYAPVGPPLLSPKSLAEIKIPVMVFAGTHDLILPLEKHQLPLFESLGGPAFLATIEGGSHFCFNNAAFTSLARLVRTDKMLEEHVDRAVADVIVKSLSLAFLNRYVAGDESQAAPTSESAGVPSGQPPVLSLRTRNVETPAASRVSGQ